One window from the genome of Hoplias malabaricus isolate fHopMal1 chromosome X2, fHopMal1.hap1, whole genome shotgun sequence encodes:
- the LOC136676181 gene encoding hepatic triacylglycerol lipase-like — MAVFKGLFLLLITSHLCDGRRGRGNRADAEFGMSMKMPYEPQSEFRVFSPEVDLEDACTVKLFQPHTLQSCGFNSSHPLVIITHGWSMDGMIERWATKLATALKNSQKDINVLFTDWMTLAHQHYPIAAWNTRIVGQDIAQLLIWLEDYIQVPVSKVHLIGYSLGAHISGFAGSNLASSGRTLGRITGLDPAGPLFEGMSPTDRLSPDDARFVDAIHTFTQQHLGLSVGINQPVAHFDFYPNGGSSQPGCHLHVQNLYTHLAQYGLMGFEQTVKCAHERSVHLFIDSLLNKDKQITAYKCSSDEAFNKGMCLDCRKNRCNTLGYDIKKHRTSRSKRLYLKTRSLMPFKVYHFQFRIQLFTEVETIDPSLSITLTGTLGESETLPISLEKEISGNKTYSFLITLDTDIGDLIMLSISWDDLPLWTNMWSKMKTIMPWGRKDKGPEIIIGKIRVKAGETQQRMGFCVHSEGSVSLQPSEQKLFVRCDENSLSSRRVASRR, encoded by the exons atgCCGAGTTCGGGATGAGCATGAAAATGCCTTACGAGCCTCAGTCAGAGTTCAGGGTGTTTTCTCCAGAGGTGGACTTAGAGGATGCCTGTACGGTCAAGCTTTTCCAGCCTCACACGCTGCAGTCCTGCGGCTTCAACAGCAGTCACCCGCTGGTCATCATCACTCACGGCTGGTCG ATGGACGGGATGATAGAGAGATGGGCCACGAAACTGGCCACCGCTCTGAAGAACTCACAGAAAGACATTAACGTTCTGTTCACTGACTGGATGACCCTGGCACATCAACACTACCCCATTGCTGCTTGGAACACACGCATCGTGGGGCAGGACATCGCTCAGCTGCTGATTTGGCTTGAG GATTACATTCAGGTTCCAGTGAGTAAGGTCCATCTCATTGGTTACAGTCTGGGGGCTCACATATCAGGGTTTGCCGGCAGTAACCTGGCCTCTTCTGGGAGGACACTGGGGAGAATCACAG gcctgGACCCTGCAGGCCCTCTTTTCGAGGGCATGTCCCCGACAGATCGCCTCTCTCCTGATGATGCCAGGTTCGTGGATGCCATCCACACGTTTACCCAGCAGCACCTGGGGCTGAGTGTGGGCATCAACCAGCCCGTCGCCCACTTCGACTTCTACCCCAACGGAGGGTCTTCTCAGCCCGGCTGCCACCTGCACGTCCAGAACCTGTACACACACCTCGCTCAGTATGGCCTTATGG gttTCGAGCAGACGGTGAAGTGTGCTCACGAGCGCTCCGTTCACCTGTTCATCGACTCTCTCCTGAACAAAGACAAACAGATCACGGCTTACAAGTGCAGCAGTGATGAGGCGTTTAACAAGGGCATGTGCCTCGACTGCCGCAAGAACCGCTGCAACACTCTGGGCTACGACATCAAGAAACACCGCACCAGCCGCAGCAAGAGACTGTACCTCAAAACTCGCTCGCTCATGCCTTTCAAAG TGTACCACTTCCAGTTCAGGATCCAGCTGTTCACAGAGGTTGAGACGATTGATCCATCACTCAGCATCACTCTCACAGGAACGCTGGGAGAGAGTGAAACCCTGCCCATCTCCCT AGAAAAGGAGATCTCGGGGAATAAGACCTACTCTTTCCTCATCACACTGGACACCGATATTGGAGATCTCATCATGCTGTCTATCAGCTGGGATGACCTCCCGCTGTGGACGAACATGTGGAGCAAGATGAAGACCATAATGCCGTGGGGCAGAAAGGACAAAGGGCCAGAGATCATTATCGGCAAAATCCGAGTAAAAGCAGGAGAGACTCAGCAGAG gatgGGTTTCTGTGTTCATTCGGAgggttctgtctctctccagccTTCAGAGCAGAAGCTATTTGTTCGCTGTGatgaaaactccctcagctc